Genomic window (Oncorhynchus mykiss isolate Arlee chromosome 21, USDA_OmykA_1.1, whole genome shotgun sequence):
gactgtagatactatataccTGTCATGTTTCtagtagactgtagatactatacatctgtcatgtctctggttctctggtagactgtagatactctacacctgtcatgtatctggtcctctggtagattgtcgatactatacacctgtcatgtatctggtcctctggtagactgtagatactatacacctgtcatgtatctggtcctctggtagactgtagatactatacacctgtcatgtatctggtcctctggtagactgtagatactatacacctgtcatgtatctggtcctctggtagactgtagatactatacacctgtcatgtatctggtcctctggtagactgtagatactatacacctgtcatgtatctggtcctctggtagactgtagatactatacacctgtcatgtatctggttctctggtagactgtagatactatacacctgtcatgtatctggtcctctggtagactgtagatactatacacctgtcatgtatctggtcctctggtagactgtagatactatacacctgtcatgtatctggtcctctggtagactgtagatactaaacatctgtcatgtctctggtagactgtagatactatataccTGTCATGTTTCtagtagactgtagatactatacatctgtcatgtctctggttctctggtagactgtagatactctacacctgtcatgtatctggtcctctggtagattgtcgatactatacacctgtcatgtatctggtcctctggtagactgtagatactatacacctgtcatgtatctggtcctctggtagactgtagatactatacacctgtcatgtatctggtcctctggtagactgtagatactatacacctgtcatgtatctggtcctctggtagactgtagatactatacacctgtcatgtatctggtcctctggtagactgtagatactatacacctgtcatgtatctggtcctctggtagactgtagatactatacacctgtcatgtatctggttctctggtagactgtagatactatacacctgtcatgtatctggtcctctggtagactgtagatactatacacctgtcatgtttctggtcctctggtagactgtagatactatacacctgtcatgtttctggtagactgtagatactatacacctgtcatgtatctggtcctctggtagactgtagatactatacacctgtcatgtctctggtagactgtagatactatacacctgtcatgtatctggtcctctggtagactgtagatactatacacctgtcatgtatctggtcctctggtagactgtagatactatacacctgtcatgtatctggtcctctggtagactgtagatactatacacctgtcatgtctctggtagactgtagatactatacacctgtcatgtctctggtagactgtagatactatacacctgtcatgtctctggtagactgtagatactatacatctgtcatgtctctggtagactgtagatactatacacctgtcaggttctctggtagactgtagatactatacacctgtcatgtttctggtagactgtagataataTACACCTGTCATGtttctggtagactgtagatactatacacctgtcatgtttctggtcctctggtagactgtagatactatacacctgtcatgtatctggtcctctggtagactgtagatactatacacctgtcatgtatctggtcctctggtagactgtagatactctacacctgtcatgtatctggtcctctggtagactgtagatactatacacctggcatgtctctggtagactgtagatactaaacacctgtcatgtctctggtcctctggtagactgtagatactatacatctgtcatgtatctggtcctctggtagactgtagatactatacacctgtcatgtatctggtccactggtagactgtagatattATACCCCTGTCATGtctctggtcctctggtagactgtagatactatacacctggCATGTCTCTGGTAGACTAGATACTATATACCTGTCATGtctctggtcctctggtagactgtagatactctacacctgtcatgtctctggtagactgtagatactaaacacctgtcatgtatctggtcctctggtagactgtagatactaaacacctgtcatgtctctggtcctctggtagactgtagatactctACACCTGGCATGTCTCTGGTTCTGAAGCTACTGTCACGGTGGAGGAGTTTTGAAATGCGTCAACATGCAGTGGATTTCTACTCTGCCCTCTATAAGGCGGAGGATTGTGACTCTCTGTGTACTGAATAGTTGTTAAACGGTCTTCCTCAATTGGGACCTGAGCAGAGAGTCGCATTGGAGTCTGACATTACACTGCAAGAGCTGTCCACAGCAGTTATGCAGCTCTCAACAGGCCGAGCCCCTGGAAtcgatggtttaccatctgagttTTATAAGCACTTTTGGGGAGGATTTTTATGAAGTGGTGTGTGAATCTTTTCATGAGGGTTCTCTTTCTGTATCCTGTCAACGTGTGGTGCTTCCACTGTTGCCAAAAAAGGGGGATTTGGCTCTCATAAAAAATTTGAGACCTGTTGCTTTGCTGTGCGCTGAATACAAAATTGTTTCCAAATGTCTCTCAAACAGGTTGAAAGAGTAACTGGGATTGTTGATCCATAAGGACCAGTCCTACGGTGTACCTGATCGCTCTGTTGACAACTTGTTTCTGATaagagatgttttagacatttgtaaactgtctgatgtaaatgtgggtttactttctttggatcaggagaaggcttttgactgtgtggaccaccagtacttgttTAAAACGATGAAAGCCTTttggtttggggatgtttttttgtcttgGATGAATTTATTGTATGCTGGGGCCTCGTGTATGGTGAAGGTGGGGGGTGGTTTGAGTTGCCCCATCCCTGTCCAAAGGGGcatcaggcagggatgcccaatttcaggGCAATTATATAGTCTGGTGATTGAAccaatgctttgttttttaagagcgaagcttactggtttctctgtgccaggTGTAATGAAGGGTCCCACGATAGCACTGTCTGCGTATGCAGATGACGTGATCGTTTTTATTACGGTGGGTGAGGATGTTAAGGTTCTCTCAAACACTTTAAAGGTGTATGAGGGGGCCTCCTCAGCTAGAGTCAATTGAGGAAAGAGTGAAGTGCTGTGGGCAGGTCAGCTTCAAACGGGGTCCGCTCCACgattaccaggggggcttcaaacggggtccgctccacgattaccaggggggcttcagacggggtccgctccacgattaccaggggggcttcagacggggtctGCTCCACgattaccaggggggcttcagacggggtccgctccacggttaccaggggggcttcagacggggtccgctccacgattaccaggggggcttcagacggggtccgctccacggttaccaggggggcttcagacggggtccgctccacgattaccaggggggcttcagacggggtccgctccacggttaccaggggggcttcagacggggtccgctccacggttaccaggggggcttcagacggggtccgctccacggttaccaggggggcttcagacagggtacgctccacggttaccaggggggcttcagacagGGTACGCTCCACGGTTACCAAGGGGGCTTCAGTGGGGCAGAGATGGGATGAAAACTTTGGTTTTTTTCTAGGCTCAGATGTCTTTCAGAAAAATAACTGTATAGGAGAAAGTGTGTGCCAGACTGTCAAGATGGAAATGGGTGCTGCCCCAGCTGTCCTATAGGGGAAGGGTCCTGGTAGAACTGATCACTGATTGGTTCTCAACGTTGGGAGAGGTTTTCTCttcccaactgtatatattttggcCAAAGTACAGGTTCAGTTAAAAgggtttgtgttgtgttgcttaaTTTTGTGTTAGGGGCAGCACAATTAGCGATATGGAAGACCTGAAAGAACAGTATTCGGGGACaggggtctgtggatgtggtgggaATGCTGGCAGCGAGACTAAGGTTGGAGTTTGCCTATTATAAACTTGTCAACAATATTGATCTGTTTTtgagtatatggggtattcagaggctgttgtgtttagttactgtggaggaggaattggagttgtgttttaaaaacattttttacccctttttctccccaatttcatggtatccaattgtttagtagctactatcttgtctcatcgctacaactcccatacgggcttgggagagacgaaggttgaaagtcacgcgttctccgatacacaacccaaccaagccgcactgcttcttaacacagcacgcatccaacccggaagccagccgcaccaatgtgtggaaggaaacaccgtgcacctggcaaccttggttagcgtgcacagtgcccagcccgccacaggagtcgctggtgcgcgatgagacaaggacatccctaccggccaagccctccctaacccggacgacggtaggccaattgtgcgtcgccccacggacctcccagtcgcggccggttacgacagagcctgggcgcgaacccagagtctctggtggcacagctggcactgcagtacagcacccttaaccactgcgccacccgggaggcccggagttgtgtttttaattgatgtgTAACTGTGGTTTTGTATGAATATTTATTGTGTGGTGGGCCCCCAGACCCAATAAAGATGATTTaaaactcaaactctctctcgctctctcgctctctcgctctcgttttATTTCCCCTGAGAACCTGTCTCTATTATCTGGTTACATGTACATGCATTTAGATATCCCACACTCCCCTTTTCTAAATCGGCCATCTCAGGGTGTGGTGCCAGTGTCACCTCACTTAgtacatttgtatgtgtgtgccagCGCCACtatgctggtgtgtgtgtatatgtacctGTGTTGTCTGGTCAGAGCCAGTGGAAACATCctgtgttgtgctgctgccatagACATTGCTCCCTTTCAACAgagcttcctctccctcttcctctctcctcttcctctctcctctttcctctctcccatctttttctctctgtcctctcatgGGATTTCCCTAATCTGAAGCCTAGTTACACCATTTCTCTGGAAGAAGGTTGCAGtcttttaaatgtttttctttaacttttatttaactatttaTTTCTCTGTCTGGTCTTGCTCCTCATAAATGGCGTCATGGAAAACTCATACCGCCTGGTCTGTCCTCTGTGGAAAATATGATTTTACCCCATAAAACAGTAACCTTGTCAGGGTTTTATAGTGTGTGGCCACAGAGCAGTGTTCATGTCAGGTGCTTCCTGGTTCTAtagtacagagagagggaagagaggagggggagttaCAGGTGAGATTAGTATGAGAAAGAGAGGTTAACTCTTCCAACAGAATGTGTTGTGTTTTCTCTTGGCTGTCTGAAGATGTGAGCTGATGCTGTAGAATCAGGTGGATCCTCATGTGAGTGATGCCCCTGCAGTGGTACAGGTGTGATTGGTAAACTGTCAGCTTCATGCCTGTGAATTCCAGGCTGTGGGAGTGAAGAGAAGCAGCAGGGGTCAGAGACAGACTGCCCCCAGTcctctacactgtgtgtgtgtgtgtgcgtgtgcgtgtgttgaCTGCAGTGATTGAAACATTGTGATTCTAGGAAGAGTAATGTAAAAGCTGTAGTGACTTTAGTCCTCGTTTATTCAACACTGTTTTAATCAATATGACGATCAGTTACAGCTCAGCCGTGTAAAGGGTTAACTGTTCCAGGAAGAGAATCACACAGCAGTATCTGGTGGGGAGGAGCATCACTATCGTCACTTTGTTGAACTGAAACTAAAGTAGAGAGACGTACAGTATATTGTTTACGGGACCAAAATCTCCAGCACTTCAGAAATCTACATGTTCAGGCTATACGCTTACTCTCCTACCCTTTGACACCACAAACAGAAAGGACAGAGATCCACAAAAACATCCAGGTGAGTAGAGAGACTGACGTGGAAAGTTAAGCTTGACTGTGTTTACCGTGTCTATTTCCTTTTTATTCATGCAGATTCTACGCTATGTTACACTTTTCAATCTACAGTTATCAGACGTGTGTCTTTGTTGTATCGTCATGTATCAACATTCATTAATATAACCAGATAAGACAATGTTAACAACTCTCAAGCTAAATATATCAAGAACTGACTGATTCCAAATGGTTTATGGTTTCACCTTTGGTCTCTGTCTAGATATGGCCACCTCCTGCAGTCTCCTGTCTGAAGAGCAGTTCCTGTGTTCTATCTGTCTGGATGTGTTCACTGAGCCCGTCTCTACTTCATGTGGACACAACTTCTGCAAGGCCTGTATCACAAAGTACTGGGATAGGGATGACCTGTGCCAGTGTCCCATGTGTAAAAATACATTCGATAAGAGACCAGATCTGTTCGTCAACACTTTCATTTCTGAGATGGCTGctcagttcagacagacagtTGAAGTGAAAGCTACCAGCAGCCCGGACCAATGCTCTGCCATGATAGTAGAAGTGTCCTGTGACATCTGCACTGGGATGAAGCTCAAGGCCCTGAAGTCCTGTCTGGTGTGTCAGAcctcttactgtgagactcaTCTGGAGCCTCATCAGAGAGTCGCAGCCTTAAAGAGACACAAGCTGATCAACCCTGTGGAGAACCTGGAAGACAGGATGTGTAGGAAGCATGAGAGACCTCTAGAGCTGTTCTGTAGGAGTGACCAGACATGTCTTTGTGTCTTGTGCTTGAAAGCAGACCACATGACTCATGACACTGTCCCTCTAGAGGAAGAGTATGGAGAGAGGAAGGCTCAGTTGGGGAAGACTGAGGCAGAAGTGCAGCAGATGATCCAGGAGAGACTGAAGAAGGTTCAGGAGATCAAACACTCAGTAGATCTCagcaagagagaggcagagagagagagatcagacagtgtacaggtCTTCACTGCTCTGGTTCGCTCCATTGAGAGAAGTCAGGCTGAGCTCATTGAGGTGATTGAGGAGAAACAGAAAGCAGCAGAGAGGCAGGCTGAAGGGCTCATTAAAGAGCTGGAGCAGGAAatcactgagctacagaggagaagcactgagctggagcagctctcacacactgaggaccacctccacctcctacaGAGCTTTCCATCCCTCTGCACCCCTCCAGACACCAAggactggtctgagatcagtgtTCAGAGTGATATGTGTGTGGGGACTGTGAGGAGAGCTGTGTCTCAACTGGAGGAGACACtgaataaagagatggagaagctGCCTGAAGTCAAACTGAAGAGGATTCAGCAGTATGCAGTGGATGTGACTCTGGATCCTGATACAGCACATCCCTGCCTCATCCTGTCTGAAGATGGGACACAGGTGAGAGATGGAAACACAGAGCAGGATCTCCCAGACAAGCCAGTTAGGTTTTCCAAATGTCTCTGTATCTTGGGAAAGGAGGGCTTTTCCTCAGGGAGATTCTACTATGAGGTGATGGTTAAGGGAAATACTGAATGGGTTTTAGGAGTGGCCAGAGAGTCCATCGTCAAGAAGGGGGATATCACACTGAGCcctgagaatggatactggacTGTATGGCTGAGAAAAGGAAATGAGTACGAGGCTCTTTCTAGCACCAGTGTCCTGCTCTCCCTGAGAGAGAAGCCCCAGAAGGTGGGGGTGTTTGTGGATTATGAGGAGGGTCAGGTCTCCTTTTAtgatgtggaggccaggtctctTATCTACTCTTTCACTGGCTGCACCTTCACAGAGAAACTCTATCCATTCTTCAGCCCCTCTAGCAATGATGGTGGTAAAAACTCTGCCCCTATGATCATCTCTCCTGTCAATCACACAACATGACGTTTAACCTGAAAATGTACTGAAATGTGTCAATTTCGTCTGTTGTCCTACATCAGAGAACATTTCAATGTAATATTCCTACTGACATGGTTGTTGTTTGTTATCATCAGCATCATGTCAGTCTGTTAGACATGATGAGTAGCCTACGGTATGCAGCAGCATTGTAAGATATGAAAACATCTCTCCAGGCTCATACCGAGGTATGATTCATATCTGGGAGTTACATTTCAGAGGAATTTCTGATCATGAGATAATTCAAGcaatatgtttgttttttaagcTCATGTATTGTTTGCACTGTATATCTCTGTGGATCCACCTATAATGAACTGGGATGTGCCTGGAGTAAAATTCAGGATTTTTAGAAAATGAAATCCAGTTGAATATTGACCAAATTGGAATTCTTTCTCGTAGTCCTGCTGTCCCCGATGTTTACAGTAGTGATGGCTATGACATCCGTTATACAAATAAAGTCACCTGTTATGGCACCTTGTCTGTTCTGCCTGTCTGCACATTCATTGTGAATAGAGTAAGATAATAAGTGAGTGAACGAAtgaagaggaatggaagag
Coding sequences:
- the LOC110500113 gene encoding E3 ubiquitin-protein ligase TRIM39-like, with product MATSCSLLSEEQFLCSICLDVFTEPVSTSCGHNFCKACITKYWDRDDLCQCPMCKNTFDKRPDLFVNTFISEMAAQFRQTVEVKATSSPDQCSAMIVEVSCDICTGMKLKALKSCLVCQTSYCETHLEPHQRVAALKRHKLINPVENLEDRMCRKHERPLELFCRSDQTCLCVLCLKADHMTHDTVPLEEEYGERKAQLGKTEAEVQQMIQERLKKVQEIKHSVDLSKREAERERSDSVQVFTALVRSIERSQAELIEVIEEKQKAAERQAEGLIKELEQEITELQRRSTELEQLSHTEDHLHLLQSFPSLCTPPDTKDWSEISVQSDMCVGTVRRAVSQLEETLNKEMEKLPEVKLKRIQQYAVDVTLDPDTAHPCLILSEDGTQVRDGNTEQDLPDKPVRFSKCLCILGKEGFSSGRFYYEVMVKGNTEWVLGVARESIVKKGDITLSPENGYWTVWLRKGNEYEALSSTSVLLSLREKPQKVGVFVDYEEGQVSFYDVEARSLIYSFTGCTFTEKLYPFFSPSSNDGGKNSAPMIISPVNHTT